One part of the Leucobacter triazinivorans genome encodes these proteins:
- a CDS encoding isopeptide-forming domain-containing fimbrial protein, whose amino-acid sequence MTKHARAVKRNRLRSFIASAAAGALIAGSLVAVGVGAQVALASGPAPSVSVTQQDPPFIAGEDLTVEVEVRSAGAAAGDEFNLGLAVLIPADAALVGTSAALGAPRVYGAGQSVPRQGSADCASVGLAGSGDACAVPTGAQYLVFQNISDLPEGAANSGTLTLRPDAAVFPVGSTFDVRATAFTSDNERYLPRFPGSSNRADAGHTSAPGGDELGVAVQALRLEKQEPSPEGELLRGVHLNTTTYTLRVWHTGEGDIADTEVVDFLPAGLEYLGMGGVDHTAGAANGTRPDSAEYPGAPSLAGTPEPAGAGVNAGTVERSVETVIPTGDEVARYGLEAGKVYTRVVWDLGALLAGGDGRDIQDPLAQDYANAAGVPGYLEIRYRAGVPLFENTLDFGYTADTTGQQTANLDNNRGASTRHGEELPGENGAPLSLRNVAGVSGTYAGPIAPGHDPVSTDTAEHTVDAVDVRVLKSVDDSTFEQGQLATYTLDIATSEYTAASLGDGGSEDVRPNRLTDDLGDGICPAIPADGVTPGIGDPRLLIGDPRPGGAVVEDDMTPAEWTAALGELGTDCAYPSGLGGAELSGATLSGIAFDPASGHFYLDLSIAPIAAGTGSGHDGGSAGHQVVYTAAQNALYAEDAHAPGVTTSGDRVTNTVELAVTTDSIDALDGVTSSGDPANGVPAAAAAGEWHASDDSSATLEASLSRLAKSVLPRDTAIPAGGVADVPNAAWEPETAREPFAAGDEVWWRITVTPPFGADVRNPKLTDFLPEGTAFDTASTGGRYDSIVYSTSAETALGVCAPTGAAWLDEFVQNPVFDPDGDSLTWELGSDACVPSDTDDRFFPRNTTIDIFVKVQVVDVAAFSEVDLSANLAKYQQENVEGEIFFLRDEAAVQLDTGARLIKGVRAIDGDPAAGNPVNSNVDHREVVQNEAVEFRLDVTAPSSTTSAYVLYDALPAGIRAEDLDGYDDGTAAITADAKLWEDGADGAAAAVVARAYNPGDAGYPGDVSVAYSGRSVVVWELQAEVPGSTAPVEADAGAPAVPGVERGFTLAYTVIVPDGTGGGGAAALLSQSFENTASIVEFQVSNNTGGSSTIVPTLEAGQTTAPNGGGSGSSAPVADRPVADGEFGVTAAQATDPSDVFLPGAEIEKTLVATEIGPNRAPNPPGGAYDLDANNPDNAIVQGEYATFDYSVTVPAHTSVREGVLADFGNFVGQDSGSMTPNTAAYQVQSATLVEQPAGITVASTTGADPAVHATEFGFRTDTGKLVFPSYYDVADEPATFTVRVVVWTNDVDASNPTSSESRPSIPNNKMLQNTAYFDSKTLSGGQNPRVQDSADVQYREPNLTIAKSANPQTDVEAGELVTYTLSITNPDDRVKSYDNTVVDTVPRGLIVDTTQVGLIDATYLDENDVDTEASLNAGTGGTITWSSEHFPDLAEIPGTATLSYAATIDPTTGAGRSYTNTATVSGFTLPSDLPDAESRRGDRTSTDDATISAITAAIDKGVRLADADSAGAFGPSVSAPIGDTVEYQVDVTLRANVNYYDPTIVDDLPTGVSLVEASIDGPEVVAGTPALTGSWNYTDRTANGNVHEWRYDGDIASADADRTLRLGYRVDLTNSVPFSTNSLPNTAVFSWNTVDGDESTRQQLDDPAGVTVLNPQLEIVKRVDGQDAVTRDPGATLPYTLTVTNTGGTPAHHITVTDEVPDGIVVDADSISDGGVLTGAGATGGGTITWSLAGPLDHQGGAGTDTEILLTYSAEFADSAQLQANGNGLGTALTNTADVTRFESFADEGSGREYTPGQNGQPPVRDTAEARPLFPQVTLDKTVSDGDLAHVGESFGWTLTLVNAGQGAAQTIDVADVLPKNWSYDDGSAMISVGGAAAVPLAAPVQGADDGKTSLAWSLGSIAPATPILPGAASGATDQQRTIVITFTATPGADAVTDAGAGLTVPHTNTLSASTTDTTGATGNASEPSFTADPDTADAFLGSADLTIEKTGAADPILAGTEASAWEITVSNNGPDTADGSITVSDTTGPLPAGVVVTDVSGAGWTCSVPVRDADTGATAFDCARTDTAEQLADGASFPVIEVQVSVAADQAPITAAGELVNTAEVHPGRTHDDDPDNNESSDDITTGAAADLAVEKTVSTASPTAGAGITWQIAPSNIGPSVSVSTGDTPITISDTIPSGVSGVTFADGTGTWTADTPAGGSWNAGDTITWTYTGSAMPVGAAPVITLSGTIDASWTGGEISNTAVIEPGVTPDPETPNNTSTVPVTPGDATTLGIAKTRVVWDAAASAWVAATEAAQWGDEISYLVRVVNQGPADARAVTVVDEVPAGLTFSSLTDVAGTWTRVLPQGGTNAAGTTNASWETFALTGTQQVGETAARAFVVTFDTDSTMDPDTEIVNWVEASAENATNDPRDDDRTGSSRVADLSVTKSHTGNAEAGSTLDYTIVATNHGPSVSDGPIVITDSLPDGFSYVAGSAMVSVAGSTPVAMDPVITEAGQLLTWTPVATGATLARDATIEITLTTAIDAKVPAQLDLVNRATVDAPEDPNPDNDYRDDSTEVETHAEMTIVKDVEPAPWVAGTEVAYTLTVTNDGPSAVAASVEDVLPAGLTLVSISGAGWTCDTVSEGATSGSCDFTANDGLHPVGAANATTLSVVALIASNVPTMDSGSSPLVNTAELTWVDTDGPQRDEDTAEILVTTEADLGLVKTAVDPADDTTEVGTAVAGEQARYRIDVENFGPSDAIAPITVADTLPDGISFAGLAGGASANWAAAVDPVDPQRVTFTLLPDGTGLAAGQATPAILFDVRLDPGLQPTADPDVPALVNTATVTSGTPDPNPANDTDEAPLTVTRAADLAIVKSHEAERVRIGDELPFSLLVSNNGPSVASGITVTDRVPAGLEVLSAAGDEADGWTIVSVTAEADGTSTVVASRSDAGEELAVGDSAPALTVLTRVLESAYPSVVNVAEVRGAEPDGDPSNNTSEDEVAVPPMVTLVTEKTAVGEFQVGGTGTYRITVENLGPTADPGPITVTDSLPDGLSFRSSPDEHVSVSGDTVTWTLPDGLQVGERVELTLVVDVGQAAYPSVTNVVSIDTPSELTDDSQTEDSAVVPVAAADPLAITGADLAAFAALAALLLVLAGAGALLLERRRRAGQR is encoded by the coding sequence ATGACCAAGCATGCACGAGCCGTGAAGCGAAATCGGTTGCGCTCATTTATCGCATCCGCAGCTGCGGGAGCGCTGATCGCGGGTTCGCTCGTCGCGGTCGGCGTCGGCGCCCAGGTGGCGCTGGCCAGTGGCCCGGCGCCGTCGGTGTCGGTGACGCAGCAGGACCCGCCGTTCATCGCGGGCGAGGACCTCACCGTCGAGGTCGAGGTGCGCAGCGCCGGAGCCGCGGCCGGCGATGAGTTCAACCTCGGCTTGGCCGTGCTGATCCCCGCGGACGCCGCGCTCGTGGGCACCAGCGCGGCCCTGGGCGCGCCCCGGGTCTACGGTGCGGGCCAATCGGTGCCGAGGCAGGGCTCCGCGGACTGCGCGTCGGTCGGCCTCGCCGGATCGGGCGACGCCTGCGCCGTGCCCACCGGTGCGCAGTACCTCGTCTTCCAGAACATCTCCGACCTGCCCGAGGGCGCGGCCAACAGCGGCACCCTCACCCTTCGCCCCGACGCCGCCGTGTTCCCCGTCGGCAGCACCTTCGATGTGCGGGCGACCGCGTTCACGAGCGACAATGAGCGCTACCTCCCGCGGTTCCCGGGCAGCAGCAACCGGGCCGACGCGGGGCACACCTCGGCGCCCGGCGGCGACGAGCTGGGCGTCGCCGTGCAGGCGCTGCGGCTCGAGAAGCAGGAGCCGAGCCCCGAGGGCGAGCTGCTGCGCGGCGTGCACCTCAACACCACGACCTACACGCTGCGGGTCTGGCACACGGGGGAGGGCGACATCGCCGACACCGAGGTCGTCGACTTCCTCCCCGCGGGCCTGGAGTACCTCGGCATGGGCGGCGTCGACCACACCGCCGGGGCCGCCAACGGCACGCGACCCGACTCGGCGGAGTATCCGGGCGCACCGTCGCTCGCGGGCACGCCCGAGCCGGCGGGCGCGGGCGTCAACGCCGGCACCGTCGAGCGCTCGGTCGAGACCGTGATCCCCACGGGCGACGAGGTCGCCCGCTACGGTCTCGAGGCGGGCAAGGTCTACACCAGGGTCGTCTGGGATCTCGGCGCCCTGCTCGCGGGCGGCGACGGCCGCGACATCCAGGACCCGCTGGCGCAGGACTACGCGAACGCCGCCGGAGTGCCGGGGTACCTCGAGATCCGCTACCGTGCAGGCGTGCCGCTCTTCGAGAACACGCTCGATTTCGGCTACACCGCCGATACGACCGGCCAGCAGACGGCCAACCTCGACAACAACCGCGGCGCCTCGACGCGTCACGGCGAGGAGCTGCCCGGCGAGAACGGCGCGCCGCTCTCGCTGCGCAACGTCGCAGGAGTATCGGGCACCTATGCCGGACCGATCGCGCCCGGCCACGATCCCGTCTCCACCGACACCGCCGAGCACACCGTCGACGCCGTCGACGTGCGCGTGCTGAAGTCGGTCGACGACAGCACTTTCGAGCAGGGTCAGCTCGCCACCTACACCCTCGACATCGCCACGAGCGAGTACACGGCCGCGTCGCTCGGCGACGGCGGCAGTGAGGACGTGCGACCGAACCGGCTCACGGACGACCTCGGCGACGGGATCTGCCCCGCGATTCCGGCCGACGGCGTGACCCCCGGCATCGGCGACCCCCGACTGCTGATCGGCGACCCGCGCCCGGGTGGCGCGGTCGTCGAGGACGACATGACGCCCGCCGAGTGGACGGCCGCGCTCGGCGAGCTCGGCACCGACTGCGCGTACCCGTCCGGGCTCGGCGGTGCGGAGCTCTCCGGTGCGACGCTCTCCGGGATCGCGTTCGATCCCGCCAGCGGTCACTTCTACCTCGACCTGAGCATCGCCCCGATCGCGGCGGGCACGGGATCGGGGCACGACGGCGGGTCTGCGGGCCACCAGGTCGTCTACACGGCCGCGCAGAACGCGCTCTACGCCGAGGACGCGCACGCGCCCGGCGTCACCACCTCGGGCGACCGCGTCACTAACACCGTCGAGCTGGCGGTGACCACCGATTCCATCGACGCCCTCGACGGCGTGACCTCGAGCGGCGACCCCGCGAACGGCGTCCCCGCTGCGGCAGCCGCGGGCGAGTGGCACGCCTCCGACGATTCCTCGGCGACGCTCGAGGCGTCGCTGAGCCGCCTCGCGAAGAGCGTGCTGCCGAGGGACACCGCGATTCCGGCCGGCGGAGTGGCCGATGTGCCGAACGCCGCGTGGGAGCCCGAGACCGCTCGCGAGCCGTTCGCGGCGGGCGACGAGGTGTGGTGGCGCATCACCGTGACCCCGCCGTTCGGCGCCGACGTGCGCAATCCGAAGCTCACCGACTTCCTGCCGGAGGGCACCGCGTTCGACACGGCCTCGACCGGCGGGCGCTACGACAGCATCGTCTACTCGACGAGCGCCGAGACGGCCCTGGGCGTGTGCGCGCCGACGGGCGCGGCGTGGCTCGACGAGTTCGTGCAGAACCCCGTATTCGATCCGGATGGCGACTCGCTCACCTGGGAGCTGGGCAGCGATGCCTGCGTGCCCAGCGACACCGACGACCGCTTCTTCCCCAGGAACACCACGATCGACATCTTCGTCAAGGTGCAGGTCGTCGACGTGGCCGCGTTCAGCGAGGTCGACCTCAGCGCCAACCTGGCGAAGTACCAGCAGGAGAACGTCGAGGGAGAGATCTTCTTCCTGCGCGACGAGGCCGCCGTGCAGCTGGACACGGGCGCCCGGCTGATCAAGGGCGTGCGCGCGATCGACGGGGATCCGGCAGCCGGCAACCCGGTCAACAGCAACGTCGACCACCGCGAGGTCGTGCAGAACGAGGCCGTGGAGTTCCGCCTCGACGTCACTGCGCCCAGCAGCACGACGAGCGCGTACGTGCTCTACGACGCGCTGCCCGCGGGCATCCGCGCGGAGGATCTCGACGGCTACGACGACGGGACCGCCGCGATCACCGCCGACGCGAAGCTCTGGGAGGACGGCGCCGACGGCGCCGCCGCTGCCGTCGTCGCCCGCGCCTACAACCCGGGAGACGCCGGGTATCCGGGCGACGTGAGCGTCGCCTACAGCGGCCGCAGCGTCGTCGTGTGGGAGCTGCAGGCAGAGGTGCCGGGATCCACCGCGCCCGTCGAGGCCGACGCCGGCGCCCCGGCGGTGCCCGGCGTGGAGCGTGGCTTCACGCTGGCCTACACCGTGATCGTGCCCGACGGCACCGGGGGCGGCGGCGCAGCCGCGCTGCTCTCGCAGAGCTTCGAGAACACGGCGTCGATCGTCGAGTTCCAGGTGAGCAACAACACGGGCGGCTCATCGACGATCGTGCCGACGCTCGAGGCCGGGCAGACGACCGCACCGAACGGCGGCGGCAGCGGCAGCTCGGCGCCGGTCGCCGACCGCCCGGTCGCCGACGGCGAGTTCGGGGTGACCGCCGCGCAGGCCACCGACCCCTCCGACGTCTTCCTCCCCGGCGCCGAGATCGAGAAGACGCTCGTCGCGACCGAGATCGGCCCGAACCGCGCGCCGAATCCTCCCGGCGGTGCGTACGATCTCGATGCCAACAATCCCGATAACGCGATCGTGCAGGGCGAGTACGCGACCTTCGACTACTCGGTCACCGTGCCGGCGCACACGAGCGTGCGCGAGGGCGTGCTCGCCGACTTCGGCAACTTCGTGGGGCAGGACAGCGGATCGATGACGCCGAACACCGCGGCGTACCAGGTGCAGTCCGCGACGCTCGTCGAGCAGCCGGCGGGGATCACCGTCGCCAGCACGACCGGCGCGGATCCCGCGGTGCACGCCACCGAGTTCGGCTTCCGCACCGACACCGGCAAGCTGGTGTTCCCGAGCTACTACGACGTCGCCGACGAGCCCGCCACCTTCACGGTGCGCGTGGTCGTGTGGACCAACGACGTCGACGCGAGCAACCCGACCTCGTCGGAGTCGCGCCCCAGCATCCCCAACAACAAGATGCTGCAAAACACCGCGTACTTCGACTCGAAGACGCTCTCGGGCGGGCAGAACCCGCGCGTGCAGGACTCGGCCGACGTGCAGTACCGCGAGCCCAATCTGACGATCGCCAAGTCGGCGAACCCGCAGACCGACGTGGAGGCCGGCGAGCTCGTCACCTACACGCTGAGCATCACCAACCCGGACGACCGCGTCAAGAGCTACGACAACACCGTGGTCGACACGGTGCCGCGCGGCCTCATCGTCGACACGACGCAGGTCGGGCTCATCGACGCGACGTACCTCGACGAGAACGACGTCGACACCGAGGCGAGCCTCAACGCGGGCACCGGCGGCACCATCACCTGGAGCTCCGAGCATTTCCCGGATCTCGCCGAGATCCCCGGCACCGCGACGCTCAGCTACGCCGCGACGATCGATCCGACCACGGGCGCCGGCCGGAGCTACACGAACACGGCCACGGTGAGCGGTTTCACGCTGCCGAGCGATCTGCCCGACGCCGAGAGCCGACGCGGCGATCGCACGTCGACCGACGATGCGACGATCAGCGCGATCACCGCCGCGATCGACAAGGGCGTGCGCCTGGCGGATGCCGATTCGGCGGGCGCCTTCGGCCCCTCGGTCTCGGCGCCGATCGGCGACACGGTCGAGTACCAGGTCGATGTGACCCTGCGGGCCAACGTCAACTACTACGATCCGACGATCGTGGATGATCTGCCCACCGGCGTCTCGCTGGTCGAGGCCTCCATCGACGGCCCCGAGGTGGTCGCGGGCACTCCCGCGCTCACGGGCTCGTGGAACTATACGGACCGCACGGCCAACGGCAACGTGCACGAGTGGCGCTACGACGGCGATATCGCCTCGGCCGACGCGGATCGCACGCTGCGCCTCGGATACCGGGTGGACCTCACGAACAGCGTTCCGTTCAGCACGAACTCGCTGCCCAACACCGCCGTGTTCTCCTGGAACACGGTGGACGGGGATGAGAGCACGCGCCAGCAGCTGGACGATCCCGCCGGGGTGACGGTGCTCAACCCGCAGCTCGAGATCGTGAAGCGGGTCGACGGCCAGGACGCGGTCACCCGCGACCCCGGCGCCACCCTGCCCTACACGCTGACGGTGACCAATACGGGCGGGACGCCCGCGCACCACATCACCGTCACCGACGAGGTGCCGGACGGCATCGTGGTGGATGCCGACAGCATCTCCGACGGGGGCGTGCTGACGGGAGCCGGCGCGACCGGCGGCGGCACGATCACCTGGTCGCTGGCCGGCCCGCTCGACCACCAGGGCGGGGCGGGAACCGACACGGAGATCCTGCTCACCTACTCGGCAGAGTTCGCCGATTCGGCGCAGCTGCAGGCGAACGGCAACGGGCTCGGCACCGCGCTGACCAACACGGCCGACGTGACGCGCTTCGAGTCCTTCGCGGACGAGGGCAGCGGGCGCGAGTACACGCCGGGCCAGAACGGCCAGCCCCCGGTGCGCGATACCGCCGAGGCGCGACCCCTGTTCCCCCAGGTGACGCTCGACAAGACCGTCTCCGACGGCGACCTCGCCCACGTGGGCGAGAGCTTCGGCTGGACCCTCACGCTGGTGAACGCCGGTCAGGGCGCGGCCCAGACCATCGATGTCGCCGACGTGCTACCGAAGAACTGGAGCTACGACGACGGCTCGGCGATGATCAGCGTCGGAGGCGCTGCGGCGGTGCCGCTCGCGGCTCCGGTGCAGGGCGCCGACGACGGCAAGACCTCGCTCGCCTGGAGCCTGGGATCGATCGCCCCCGCGACGCCGATCCTGCCGGGTGCTGCGTCGGGCGCCACCGACCAGCAGCGCACGATCGTGATCACCTTCACGGCGACGCCGGGCGCAGACGCGGTGACGGATGCCGGCGCCGGGCTCACGGTGCCGCACACCAACACCCTGAGCGCGTCGACCACCGACACCACCGGGGCCACGGGCAACGCCTCCGAGCCGAGCTTCACGGCGGACCCCGACACGGCGGACGCCTTCCTCGGATCCGCGGATCTGACGATCGAGAAGACCGGCGCAGCCGATCCGATCCTCGCCGGCACCGAGGCGAGCGCCTGGGAGATCACCGTGTCGAACAACGGGCCGGATACGGCCGACGGATCGATCACGGTGAGCGACACGACCGGTCCGCTGCCCGCGGGCGTCGTGGTGACCGACGTGAGCGGCGCCGGCTGGACCTGTTCGGTGCCGGTCCGCGATGCCGACACCGGCGCGACCGCCTTCGACTGCGCGCGCACCGACACCGCCGAGCAGCTGGCGGACGGGGCCTCGTTCCCGGTCATCGAGGTGCAGGTGAGCGTCGCCGCGGATCAGGCGCCGATCACGGCCGCCGGTGAGCTCGTGAACACCGCGGAGGTGCACCCGGGCCGCACGCACGACGACGACCCGGACAACAACGAGAGCTCCGACGACATCACGACCGGCGCGGCGGCCGATCTGGCCGTGGAGAAGACCGTGAGCACCGCGTCGCCCACCGCGGGCGCCGGGATCACCTGGCAGATCGCCCCGAGCAACATCGGGCCGTCGGTCTCGGTGAGCACGGGCGATACGCCGATCACGATCAGCGACACGATCCCGAGCGGCGTGAGCGGCGTGACGTTCGCCGACGGAACGGGCACCTGGACGGCCGATACGCCGGCCGGCGGCTCGTGGAACGCGGGCGACACGATCACGTGGACCTACACGGGATCCGCCATGCCCGTGGGCGCCGCACCGGTGATCACCCTCAGCGGCACGATCGACGCGTCGTGGACCGGCGGGGAGATCAGCAACACGGCGGTCATCGAACCGGGCGTCACGCCCGACCCCGAAACCCCGAACAACACGAGCACGGTGCCCGTGACCCCGGGCGATGCCACCACCCTCGGCATCGCCAAGACGCGGGTGGTCTGGGACGCGGCCGCAAGCGCCTGGGTCGCCGCGACCGAGGCGGCGCAGTGGGGCGACGAGATCAGCTACCTCGTGCGCGTGGTGAACCAGGGGCCCGCCGATGCCCGCGCGGTGACGGTGGTGGACGAGGTGCCCGCAGGGCTGACCTTCTCGAGCCTCACCGACGTCGCGGGAACCTGGACCCGTGTGCTCCCGCAGGGCGGCACCAACGCGGCGGGCACGACGAACGCGAGCTGGGAGACGTTCGCGCTCACGGGTACGCAGCAGGTCGGCGAGACCGCGGCGCGCGCCTTCGTCGTCACCTTCGACACCGACTCGACCATGGACCCCGACACGGAGATCGTGAACTGGGTCGAGGCGTCGGCCGAGAACGCGACGAACGATCCGCGAGACGACGACCGCACCGGCTCGTCGCGCGTCGCCGATCTCTCCGTCACGAAGTCCCACACCGGCAACGCGGAGGCCGGTTCGACGCTCGACTACACGATCGTCGCGACGAACCACGGCCCGAGCGTCTCGGACGGTCCCATCGTCATCACCGACAGCCTGCCCGACGGCTTCAGCTATGTGGCGGGGTCGGCGATGGTCAGCGTCGCGGGCTCCACCCCCGTCGCCATGGACCCGGTGATCACCGAGGCCGGTCAGCTGCTGACGTGGACGCCCGTCGCGACAGGCGCAACGCTGGCGCGGGATGCGACGATCGAGATCACGCTGACCACGGCGATCGACGCGAAAGTGCCGGCGCAGCTGGACCTCGTGAACCGTGCGACGGTCGACGCGCCCGAGGATCCGAACCCGGACAACGATTACCGCGACGACTCGACCGAGGTCGAGACCCACGCCGAGATGACGATCGTCAAGGACGTCGAGCCCGCACCGTGGGTCGCGGGAACCGAGGTGGCCTACACGCTCACGGTGACGAACGACGGGCCCTCCGCCGTCGCGGCATCCGTCGAGGACGTGCTGCCCGCCGGGCTCACGCTGGTCTCCATCTCGGGCGCCGGCTGGACCTGCGACACGGTGTCCGAGGGCGCCACGAGCGGATCCTGCGACTTCACGGCGAATGATGGCCTGCACCCGGTGGGAGCGGCGAATGCGACGACCCTGTCGGTCGTGGCGCTCATCGCCTCGAATGTCCCGACGATGGACTCGGGCAGCAGCCCGCTCGTCAACACGGCCGAGCTGACGTGGGTCGACACGGATGGGCCCCAGCGCGACGAGGACACGGCGGAGATCCTGGTGACCACCGAAGCCGATCTCGGCCTCGTGAAGACGGCCGTCGACCCGGCGGACGACACCACCGAGGTCGGCACGGCGGTTGCCGGCGAGCAGGCCCGCTACCGGATCGACGTGGAGAACTTCGGTCCGAGCGACGCCATCGCGCCGATCACCGTGGCGGACACCCTGCCCGACGGCATCAGCTTCGCCGGGCTCGCCGGCGGCGCGTCGGCGAACTGGGCGGCTGCCGTCGACCCGGTCGATCCGCAGCGCGTGACGTTCACGCTGCTGCCGGACGGCACCGGCCTCGCGGCCGGGCAGGCGACTCCCGCGATCCTGTTCGACGTGCGACTCGACCCGGGTCTGCAGCCCACGGCGGATCCGGACGTTCCGGCGCTCGTCAACACGGCGACGGTGACCTCGGGCACTCCCGACCCCAACCCCGCCAACGACACCGACGAGGCTCCGCTCACGGTGACCCGCGCAGCGGATCTCGCCATCGTGAAGAGCCACGAGGCCGAGCGGGTGCGCATCGGCGACGAGCTGCCGTTCAGCCTGCTGGTCTCCAACAACGGCCCCTCGGTGGCGAGCGGGATCACGGTGACCGACCGGGTGCCGGCCGGACTCGAGGTGCTGAGCGCAGCAGGCGACGAGGCGGACGGGTGGACGATCGTCTCCGTGACCGCCGAGGCCGATGGGACGTCGACCGTGGTCGCGTCGCGCAGCGACGCGGGCGAGGAGCTCGCCGTCGGCGACTCGGCTCCGGCGCTCACCGTGCTGACGAGGGTGCTCGAGAGCGCCTACCCTTCGGTGGTGAACGTCGCCGAGGTGCGGGGCGCAGAGCCGGACGGCGATCCGTCGAACAACACCTCCGAGGACGAGGTGGCCGTGCCTCCGATGGTGACGCTGGTCACCGAGAAGACCGCTGTGGGCGAGTTCCAGGTCGGCGGCACCGGCACCTACCGGATCACGGTCGAGAATCTCGGCCCCACCGCGGATCCCGGGCCGATCACGGTGACCGACTCCCTCCCGGACGGCCTCTCGTTCCGATCCTCGCCCGACGAGCACGTCTCGGTGTCGGGGGACACGGTGACCTGGACGCTGCCGGACGGTCTGCAGGTCGGGGAGCGCGTCGAGCTCACGCTCGTGGTCGATGTCGGTCAGGCGGCCTACCCGTCGGTGACGAACGTCGTGTCGATCGACACGCCCTCCGAGCTGACGGACGACTCGCAGACCGAGGACAGCGCGGTGGTGCCGGTGGCTGCCGCCGACCCGCTCGCGATCACGGGCGCGGACCTCGCGGCCTTCGCGGCCCTGGCGGCGCTGCTGCTGGTGCTCGCCGGCGCCGGAGCGCTGCTCCTGGAGCGCCGCCGCAGGGCTGGGCAGCGCTAG
- a CDS encoding 3-methyladenine DNA glycosylase, whose translation MAHPRIPAPGAPAADPPAEALTAAEWRAREAAHERRADGLTAAHRARRRAGRAHPVEDFLWTYYSVKPNELRRWHPGAGVILRRGATSRASWRYYTAATSTGDALVDLAAFFAARGGTVDYVERLLAATLDRTPRYGCFGLHEWAMVYRMTPDQLRHTTLPLRIGHAATDRVVETHPIGCTHFDAFRFFTDEARPLNALQPTRETQPAMEQPGCLHAGMDVYKWAAKLGPIVPGELLLDCFELARDIREVDMQASPYDVSGYTGASGEPLIPIPIETAAGKREYVRRQRDFAERGNALRARVLAAISVARAARPTAAQKSVGAGSPGTAAIDDCDSPAPAATRSARSRPVHSRP comes from the coding sequence ATCGCCCACCCCCGCATCCCCGCCCCGGGGGCGCCCGCCGCCGACCCGCCGGCCGAGGCGCTCACCGCAGCCGAGTGGCGCGCGCGCGAGGCCGCCCACGAGCGCCGGGCCGACGGGCTCACCGCCGCGCATCGCGCGCGGCGTCGCGCGGGACGCGCGCACCCCGTCGAGGACTTCCTCTGGACCTACTACTCGGTCAAGCCGAACGAGTTGCGACGGTGGCACCCCGGAGCGGGCGTGATCCTGCGCCGGGGTGCGACGTCACGGGCGTCCTGGCGCTACTACACGGCCGCGACGAGCACGGGCGACGCCCTCGTCGATCTCGCCGCGTTCTTCGCGGCCCGCGGCGGCACCGTCGACTACGTGGAGCGACTGCTCGCGGCCACGCTCGACCGCACCCCCAGATACGGCTGCTTCGGCCTGCACGAGTGGGCGATGGTGTACCGGATGACCCCGGATCAGCTGCGCCACACGACGCTCCCGCTGCGCATCGGGCACGCGGCGACCGACCGCGTGGTCGAGACGCATCCGATCGGCTGCACGCACTTCGACGCGTTCCGCTTCTTCACGGACGAGGCCCGCCCGCTCAATGCGCTGCAGCCGACCCGCGAGACGCAGCCCGCCATGGAGCAGCCCGGATGCCTGCACGCCGGCATGGACGTCTACAAGTGGGCCGCAAAGCTCGGCCCCATCGTGCCGGGCGAGCTGCTGCTCGACTGCTTCGAACTGGCCCGGGACATCCGCGAGGTCGACATGCAAGCCTCCCCCTACGACGTGTCGGGCTACACGGGGGCCAGTGGCGAGCCGCTGATCCCGATCCCGATCGAGACCGCCGCGGGCAAGCGCGAGTACGTGCGCCGGCAGCGGGACTTCGCCGAGCGGGGCAACGCCCTGCGCGCGCGGGTGCTCGCGGCGATCTCGGTCGCTCGCGCAGCGCGCCCGACCGCGGCTCAGAAGAGCGTGGGCGCCGGGTCGCCGGGCACGGCCGCGATCGACGACTGCGACTCGCCCGCACCCGCGGCCACACGCTCGGCGCGATCCCGACCCGTCCACTCGAGGCCGTAG